In one Magallana gigas chromosome 9, xbMagGiga1.1, whole genome shotgun sequence genomic region, the following are encoded:
- the LOC136271900 gene encoding tripartite motif-containing protein 3-like, which produces MNLENSLQDVARCHHCEAPGPSLHCDICNKHVCKDCEKEHVSDQLNMHKLVPFTLRGCITICKLHSSQICDQLCEKCLIPICVVCASKKHQGHGFSDVVVKLEQKRKDFKRDLEELEIIHPKLKEIAVYTINQTANLNKNYRKLTTAIDKHGEDLRSVIDVIILKFKSDVFDMKQKHLDVLNKQGEEIKRRISEMEQIITHLNDLLYSKNVSVVSAYKSKNAEFRRLPPKLTVTFPSFAPQKIKREQCGSLSTYRTIRTEDHGYDSSGAKSSLPDIIEKQQIISEINTEYGSNNGLCSVSCLNDQQVWTCSFYDKIMKLYDTHGELLKSIETKSGNYPRDIAMKKNGDLIYADYDERTVNIVKNTQIETVIRLWIWRPLSVCTTSSNDLLVVMICDDDEQTKVVRYSGSSEKQSIQYSDKGELLYSSGDIKYITENSNLDICVSECEAGAVVVVNKAGEFRFTYSGPNFSSKESFIPYGITTDSRSQILIVDSSNLNIHVLNKDGQFLRYIDISHLNRPSGICVDTKNNLFVAETVHVTGKVKKIQYIM; this is translated from the coding sequence ATGAACCTTGAAAACAGCCTCCAGGATGTGGCACGGTGCCATCACTGTGAAGCCCCAGGACCCTCTTTGCATTGTGACATTTGTAACAAGCATGTATGCAAAGACTGTGAGAAGGAACATGTCTCGGATCAATTAAATATGCACAAACTGGTGCCATTTACATTAAGGGGGTGCATCACTATATGTAAATTACATTCCTCACAGATATGTGATCAATTATGTGAAAAATGTCTTATTCCTATATGTGTGGTGTGTGCTTCTAAAAAGCATCAAGGTCATGGATTTTCGGATGTGGTGGTAAAACTCGAACAGAAAAGAAAAGACTTTAAAAGAGATTTAGAAGAGCTGGAGATAATTCATCCAAAACTTAAAGAAATTGCAGTTTACACTATAAATCAGACAGCCAATCTGAATAAAAACTATCGCAAGTTGACCACAGCTATCGACAAACACGGAGAAGACTTACGAAGTGTGATAGATGTTATTATTCTTAAATTCAAATCTGACGTGTTTGATATGAAGCAAAAACACTTAGATGTCTTAAATAAACAGGGAGAAGAAATCAAACGCCGTATCTCCGAAATGGAGCAGATCATTACTCATCTCAACGATTTATTATACTCCAAAAACGTTAGTGTTGTGTCTGCCTACAAATCTAAGAATGCTGAATTCAGGAGACTGCCTCCAAAACTCACAGTTACCTTCCCAAGTTTTGCCCCTCAGAAGATCAAAAGAGAACAGTGTGGTTCTTTGTCAACGTATAGAACTATTAGAACAGAGGATCACGGCTACGATTCTTCTGGTGCCAAGTCCTCCCTTCCAGACATCATTGAAAAACAGCAGATCATCTCAGAAATCAATACTGAATATGGAAGCAATAATGGTTTATGTAGTGTGTCGTGTTTGAATGACCAACAAGTGTGGACGTGTAGTTTTTACGACAAGATCATGAAACTTTATGACACGCATGGAGAATTATTGAAATCAATCGAAACTAAGTCAGGGAATTATCCACGGGACATAGCAATGAAGAAGAATGGGGATCTTATTTATGCTGATTACGATGagagaactgtgaacatagtgaagaacaCACAGATAGAGACAGTGATCAGGCTTTGGATATGGCGACCACTCAGTGTGTGTACTACCTCTTCTAATGATCTCCTGGTTGTCATGATATGTGATGACGATGagcaaacaaaagttgttcgttactctggctccagcgaaaaacaaagtattcagtacagTGACAAAGGGGAActtctctattcatctggtgaCATTAAATATATCACAGAGAACAGTAACTTAGATATATGTGTATCTGAATGTGAAGCAGGCGCAGTAGTCGTGGTCAATAAGGCTGGTGAATTTCGTTTTACCTACTCTGGTCCTAATTTTTCGTCAAAAGAATCATTTATACCATATGGCATCACTACAGATAGCCGGAGTCAGATTCTGATCGTAGACTCCAGTAACCTTAATATTCACGTTTTAAAtaaggacggacagttcctccggtACATTGATATAAGTCATTTAAACCGTCCAAGTGGTATATGTGTAGACACCAAAAACAATCTCTTTGTGGCTGAGACTGTACATGtaacaggtaaagtgaagaaaatacagtATATAATGTGA